The Malus domestica chromosome 06, GDT2T_hap1 genome has a segment encoding these proteins:
- the LOC139196765 gene encoding uncharacterized protein, giving the protein MGPSVLDNMEISMVHVLLADFQSSTSQLNFLDGDVITEEASHIVFVTVAEVESTTKDDNLKAALAELFPRSSLAKLHHLKPLYVTAHIEGYPVSKVFVDCGATINIMPVNVMKALRRSNDKLIPSGITMSSFVGDKFQTKGVFPLAVNITGRNHMTAFFIVDSKAEYNELLDRDWIHQTSYIPSSLYQVLVFWDGKSIIVHPTDSQPFEANMIQARYYDDHIDYITLQGFNDEGRPTRISVQKVIEVGVETVHKDSTRLGLANFIPDPDQLNSSVNLVEFLVEGDNGPVLSLDKIQVAPAELEDNRPQVKDPLEEINFGAADDPWLLFISALLSQPMKAELRALLEEFKNCFAWSYHEMPGLDRTLLEHELRFIRTARYVEWLANIVPVLKKSGALRICIDFRNLNLATPKYEYTMPISDLLIDATVNHAILSFMDRHAGYNQIFIAEVDVHKTAFCCPGALGTYEWVVMPFDLKNVGATYQRAMNTIFHDLIGTIVEVYINDVIIKSKRRQTHLDYL; this is encoded by the exons ATGGGCCCATCGGtcttggataacatggaaatcagtatggtccatgtctTGCTCGCTGATTTTCAATCGAGCACATCTCAACTGAATTTCCTCGATGGCGACGTAATTACCGAGGAAGCTAGTCACATTGTTTTTGTAACTGTTGCTGAAGTCGAGTCGACAACAAAAGATGACAACCTCAAGGCAGCTTTAGCCGAATTGTTTCCTCGCTCATCATTGGCCaaacttcatcatttgaagccattgtatgtaacgGCCCATATCGAAGGGTATCCAGTCtccaaagtttttgtcgactgtggagccactatcaatatcatgcctgtaaATGTCATGAAGGCATTACGTCGCTCCAATGACAAACTTATTCCCTCCGGGATCACAATGAGCAGTTTCGTCGGAGACAAATTCCAAACCAAAGGGGTGTTTCCTTTAGCAGTAAACATTACCGGTCGTAAtcacatgaccgcctttttTATCGTCGACTCCAAGGCCGAGTATAATGAACTGCTCGATCGagactggattcatcaaaccagctatattccttcatcattgtatcaagtgctCGTTTTTTGGGACGGTAAATCAATCATTGTTCACCCGACCGATAGTCAGcccttcgaagctaacatgatccaagcacggtattatgatgaccacatCGACTACATCACCCTACAGGGTTTCAATGATGAAGGACGACCGACTCGGATTTCTGTTCAAAAAGTTATTGAGGTTGGCGTCGAAACTGTCCACAAGGATTCGACGAGACTCGGTTTAGCTAACTTTATCCCCGACCccgat CAACTAAATTCAAGCGTTAACCTTGTCGAGTTCCTCGTCGAAGGAGATAATGGTCCTGTCTTATCTCTTGACAAAATTCAAGTtgccccggccgagctcgaagacaatcgaccccaagttaaggaccccttggaagaaattaattttggggCAGCCGATGACCCATGGCTtttatttattagtgctttaCTTTCCCAACCTATGAAAGCCGAACTTCGTGCCCTGCTTGAGGAATTCAaaaattgttttgcttggagctaccatgaaATGCCTGGCTTAGATCGCACTCTCCTCGAGCATGAGTTAC ggttcattcggacagctcgatacgttgaatggttggccaatatcgttcctgttttaaagaaaagtggtgcattGCGCATTTGCATTGActtcagaaatctgaatctggcaactcccaaatatgagtatacaatgccgatttcggATTTGTTAATCGATGCCACGGtgaatcatgcgatcttatcttttatggatagacatgccgggtacaaccaaattttcattgccgAAGTCGATGTGCACAAGACTGCTTTTtgttgcccgggggcactcggcacttacgaatgggttgtcatgccattcgacCTCAAGAACGTTggcgccacataccaacgagcaatgaacaccatatttcatgatttaattggaaccatcgtcgaagtctacATCAACGATGTTATAATTAAATCTAAACGCCGGCAGACACATTTGGATTATCTCTGA